Proteins encoded in a region of the Cumulibacter manganitolerans genome:
- a CDS encoding S1C family serine protease, with product MSRLPAEDHAPYARPVGVPDGFARDDRPAPRMPAPQPAPPSPGEQQAFGRPDGTSGGFVRRPGTPPQPRPAPTPPPAVAQAFGRPPGTTGGFWAQRPPFQDRRYTQAEPPVPYQRAFGRPAGSATDLQRAPGATPYQGGELPARTWWEEAPRDPWRDPAADAALAPAPPLADGHDPAADGAVELDKKRRRRIRLGDVPVRIAATLAVVALLLGVAGGMAGYFLGKAASQTVLTKAQPQYNDVDNSKKPSTVGEIANKVSPSVVSIEVRVGNSGGTGSGVVVEADGYILTNNHVISMAATDQSGQAKISVYFVDGSISPATIVGRDPKADLAVIKVDKPGLVPVDIGKSQNVHVGDEVVAFGSPLGLAGTVTSGIVSALDRPMHLSGEGADSDAYVLAVQTDASINPGNSGGALVDSQGALIGINSAIASFSSGSGQAGSIGLGFAIPVDYAMSVADALIKGEKPQHGSLGINAQSVSDGTTDGVLVVRADAGSPAAKAGIKEKDVIIEAAGVRVGSVEDVNAVAYTHKPGEKVTLKVISGGSEKTVEVTLGSA from the coding sequence GTGAGCCGGCTCCCCGCGGAGGACCACGCGCCGTACGCGCGACCGGTCGGCGTACCCGACGGCTTCGCGCGCGATGACCGACCGGCACCGCGGATGCCCGCGCCGCAGCCCGCCCCGCCGTCGCCCGGCGAGCAGCAGGCATTCGGGCGACCCGACGGCACCTCCGGGGGTTTCGTGCGTCGTCCCGGCACGCCTCCCCAGCCACGTCCGGCGCCCACCCCGCCGCCGGCGGTCGCGCAGGCGTTCGGTCGCCCCCCGGGCACGACCGGTGGCTTCTGGGCCCAGCGGCCGCCGTTCCAGGACCGCCGCTACACCCAGGCCGAGCCGCCGGTGCCGTACCAGCGGGCGTTCGGCCGGCCGGCCGGCAGCGCGACCGACCTGCAGCGTGCGCCGGGCGCCACGCCGTACCAGGGCGGTGAGCTGCCCGCGCGGACCTGGTGGGAGGAGGCGCCGCGCGACCCGTGGCGCGACCCCGCGGCCGACGCGGCGCTCGCGCCGGCACCGCCGCTGGCCGACGGGCACGACCCCGCCGCCGACGGCGCGGTCGAGCTCGACAAGAAGCGGCGCCGGCGGATCCGGCTCGGCGACGTCCCGGTGCGCATCGCCGCGACCCTCGCCGTCGTCGCCCTGCTGCTCGGCGTCGCCGGGGGGATGGCCGGCTACTTCCTCGGCAAGGCCGCGTCGCAGACCGTCCTGACCAAGGCGCAGCCGCAGTACAACGACGTCGACAACTCCAAGAAGCCCAGCACCGTCGGCGAGATCGCGAACAAGGTCTCGCCGAGCGTCGTGTCCATCGAGGTGCGGGTCGGCAACAGCGGCGGCACCGGCTCGGGGGTCGTGGTCGAGGCGGACGGCTACATCCTCACCAACAACCACGTGATCTCGATGGCCGCGACCGACCAGTCCGGGCAGGCGAAGATCAGCGTGTACTTCGTCGACGGCAGCATCAGCCCGGCCACGATCGTCGGGCGCGACCCCAAGGCCGACCTCGCCGTCATCAAGGTCGACAAGCCCGGCCTCGTGCCGGTCGACATCGGCAAGTCCCAGAACGTCCACGTCGGAGACGAGGTCGTCGCCTTCGGCTCGCCGCTGGGGCTGGCCGGCACGGTCACCTCGGGCATCGTCTCGGCGCTCGACCGCCCCATGCACCTGTCGGGCGAGGGCGCCGACAGCGACGCCTACGTGCTGGCCGTGCAGACCGACGCGTCGATCAACCCCGGCAACTCCGGCGGCGCCCTCGTCGACTCGCAGGGCGCGCTGATCGGGATCAACAGCGCGATCGCCAGCTTCTCCAGCGGCTCGGGCCAGGCCGGCAGCATCGGCCTGGGCTTCGCCATCCCGGTCGACTACGCGATGAGCGTCGCCGACGCGTTGATCAAGGGGGAGAAGCCGCAGCACGGCAGCCTCGGGATCAACGCCCAGTCGGTGTCCGACGGGACCACCGACGGCGTCCTCGTCGTGCGTGCGGACGCCGGCTCGCCGGCGGCCAAGGCGGGCATCAAGGAGAAGGACGTGATCATCGAGGCGGCCGGCGTCCGGGTCGGCTCCGTCGAGGACGTCAACGCCGTCGCGTACACCCACAAGCCGGGCGAGAAGGTCACGCTGAAGGTGATCTCGGGCGGGTCGGAGAAGACGGTCGAGGTCACCCTCGGCAGCGCCTGA
- a CDS encoding HpcH/HpaI aldolase/citrate lyase family protein, with product MPEQIYRPRRSVLYMPSANARALEKAKALPADAIIFDLEDAVAPDAKEAARDAACAAVTSGEYGNRELTIRINGMDTQWHDADLAAAAAAGPDGIVVPKVGSADEVRRLVAALEAAGAPEKTKLWAMVETPAAMLSCLGIATASDRLAVLVMGTNDLAKELHAAHVPGRAPLLTGLGLCLLAARAAGKVILDGVYNDVKDADGFAAECRQGQQLGFDGKTLIHPSQVEPCNAVFAPSQQEVAEAEEIVRVWDETLAAGKGVATVNGRMIENLHVDNARRVLDINAAIAGLQA from the coding sequence ATGCCCGAGCAGATCTACCGCCCCCGCCGTTCGGTGCTGTACATGCCCTCGGCCAACGCCCGCGCGCTGGAGAAGGCGAAGGCGCTCCCGGCCGACGCGATCATCTTCGACCTCGAGGACGCCGTGGCACCGGATGCCAAGGAGGCCGCGCGCGACGCGGCCTGCGCCGCCGTCACCAGCGGCGAGTACGGCAACCGCGAGCTCACCATCCGGATCAACGGCATGGACACGCAGTGGCACGACGCCGACCTGGCGGCGGCCGCGGCCGCCGGCCCCGACGGGATCGTCGTGCCCAAGGTCGGCTCGGCCGACGAGGTACGCCGGCTCGTCGCGGCGCTCGAGGCGGCCGGCGCACCGGAGAAGACCAAGCTGTGGGCGATGGTCGAGACGCCGGCGGCGATGCTGTCCTGCCTCGGGATCGCCACGGCGTCCGACCGGCTCGCCGTGCTCGTGATGGGCACCAACGACCTGGCCAAGGAGCTGCACGCCGCGCACGTCCCCGGGCGCGCGCCGCTGCTCACCGGCCTGGGCCTGTGCCTGCTCGCCGCGCGCGCGGCGGGCAAGGTCATCCTGGACGGCGTGTACAACGACGTGAAGGACGCCGACGGCTTCGCGGCCGAGTGCCGGCAGGGCCAGCAGCTCGGCTTCGACGGCAAGACGCTGATCCACCCCAGCCAGGTCGAGCCGTGCAACGCGGTGTTCGCGCCGTCGCAGCAGGAGGTCGCCGAGGCCGAGGAGATCGTCCGCGTCTGGGACGAGACGCTCGCCGCCGGCAAGGGCGTCGCCACCGTCAACGGCCGGATGATCGAGAACCTGCACGTCGACAACGCCCGCCGGGTGCTCGACATCAACGCGGCCATCGCGGGGCTGCAGGCGTAG
- a CDS encoding zf-HC2 domain-containing protein has translation MKHSETHLSTEAISAYVDGELTDPARGRAARHVQSCFECAYAVGVQQQAKESLRQDNGEVPVPSTLLSRLGQIPFSADLGPGSLDEVGLYADEAGRFQFRVAAPADSQETTRTTFAGRKGRSFRSGAAAVALVSVVATPIGAQQSGHAGARGHQMQVGNVLPRHTDQAQAPLAR, from the coding sequence GTGAAGCATTCGGAGACCCACCTGTCGACGGAGGCGATCTCGGCCTACGTCGACGGTGAGCTGACCGACCCGGCTCGCGGACGGGCCGCCCGGCACGTCCAGAGCTGCTTCGAGTGCGCCTACGCCGTCGGCGTCCAGCAGCAGGCCAAGGAGTCCCTGCGCCAGGACAACGGCGAGGTTCCGGTGCCCAGCACGCTGCTGAGCCGGCTCGGGCAGATCCCGTTCTCGGCAGACCTCGGGCCGGGCTCGCTCGACGAGGTCGGGCTGTACGCCGACGAGGCGGGCCGCTTCCAGTTCCGCGTCGCGGCTCCCGCCGATTCCCAGGAGACGACGCGAACCACCTTCGCCGGGCGCAAGGGGCGCAGCTTTCGCAGCGGCGCCGCCGCCGTCGCGCTCGTGAGCGTCGTGGCCACCCCGATCGGCGCCCAGCAGTCCGGGCATGCGGGTGCGCGAGGGCACCAGATGCAGGTCGGCAACGTCCTACCCCGGCACACGGATCAGGCCCAGGCACCGCTGGCCCGCTAG
- a CDS encoding HpcH/HpaI aldolase/citrate lyase family protein, which yields MRSAKDFFKPLAVGAPQPIREVPARPSRAVHFFDPSNEKMAAKIPAMVGTVDVLLGNLEDAVKADNKEAARMGLVKIGKSVDFGENTQLWTRLNSLDSPWFHDDITTLVAEIGDKLDVVMIPKVEGAEDIHFVDRLLAQLEAKAGLKKPLLVHAILETARGMANVEEICAASPRMQGLSLGPADLAADRRMKTTRVGGGHPGYLVRQDPVDGNIDGDRTIYQQDLWHYTIARMVDACAMNGIFPYYGPFGDIKDTVACEDQFRNAFLLGCVGAWSLHPVQIEIAKKVFSPTVEDVAHARRVVAAMGDGTGAVMLDGKMEDDASLKQCQVIVKLAEQLAALDPELAAKYATAGEDK from the coding sequence ATGCGCAGTGCCAAAGACTTCTTCAAGCCCCTCGCCGTCGGGGCCCCGCAGCCGATCCGCGAGGTGCCGGCGCGACCGTCGCGCGCCGTCCACTTCTTCGACCCGAGCAACGAGAAGATGGCCGCGAAGATCCCGGCGATGGTCGGCACCGTCGACGTCCTGCTGGGCAACCTCGAGGACGCCGTGAAGGCCGACAACAAGGAAGCCGCGCGGATGGGCCTGGTGAAGATCGGCAAGAGCGTCGACTTCGGTGAGAACACCCAGCTGTGGACCCGGCTCAACAGCCTGGACTCCCCGTGGTTCCACGACGACATCACGACCCTGGTCGCGGAGATCGGCGACAAGCTCGACGTCGTCATGATCCCCAAGGTCGAGGGCGCCGAGGACATCCACTTCGTCGACCGGCTGCTCGCCCAGCTCGAGGCGAAGGCCGGCCTGAAGAAGCCGCTGCTGGTGCACGCGATCCTCGAGACGGCCCGCGGCATGGCCAACGTCGAGGAGATCTGCGCCGCGAGCCCGCGCATGCAGGGGCTCTCGCTCGGCCCGGCCGACCTGGCGGCCGACCGCCGCATGAAGACGACGCGGGTCGGCGGCGGGCACCCGGGCTACCTGGTGCGCCAGGACCCGGTCGACGGCAACATCGACGGCGACCGCACCATCTACCAGCAGGACCTGTGGCACTACACCATCGCCCGCATGGTCGACGCCTGCGCGATGAACGGGATCTTCCCGTACTACGGGCCGTTCGGTGACATCAAGGACACCGTCGCCTGCGAGGACCAGTTCCGCAACGCCTTCCTGCTGGGCTGCGTCGGCGCCTGGTCGCTGCACCCGGTGCAGATCGAGATCGCCAAGAAGGTGTTCAGCCCGACGGTCGAGGACGTCGCGCACGCCCGACGCGTGGTCGCCGCCATGGGCGACGGCACCGGAGCGGTCATGCTCGACGGCAAGATGGAGGACGACGCCTCCCTCAAGCAGTGCCAGGTGATCGTGAAGCTGGCCGAGCAGCTCGCCGCGCTGGATCCGGAGCTCGCCGCGAAGTACGCCACCGCCGGAGAGGACAAGTAG
- a CDS encoding sec-independent translocase, with the protein MFSSLGWPEIAVLIIVALFIFGPERLPGAAKQAGEALRGLKKQVSGAKKQLKDEFGDSMPDFDRDILNPKAFVRKHLWDDDEAEAPAPRRVAATPAVQAPEPTGPARFDSEAT; encoded by the coding sequence GTGTTCAGCTCACTCGGGTGGCCGGAGATCGCCGTCCTGATCATCGTGGCCCTGTTCATCTTCGGGCCCGAGCGGCTGCCCGGCGCCGCGAAGCAGGCGGGTGAGGCGCTGCGCGGCCTGAAGAAGCAGGTCAGCGGCGCGAAGAAGCAGCTCAAGGACGAGTTCGGCGACTCCATGCCCGACTTCGACCGCGACATCCTCAACCCCAAGGCGTTCGTGCGCAAGCACCTGTGGGACGACGACGAGGCCGAGGCTCCCGCTCCGCGGCGGGTGGCCGCGACGCCCGCCGTGCAGGCACCGGAGCCGACCGGCCCGGCGCGGTTCGACTCCGAGGCGACCTGA
- the sigE gene encoding RNA polymerase sigma factor SigE: MTQPTAPAPVAHSAAEGEWVAPSWDQIVREHSARVYRLAYRLSGNQQDAEDLTQETFIRVFRSLASYQPGTFEGWMHRITTNLFLDMARRRQRIRFDNLSDEAERLPGTHADPVSTFDHNNIDADVQAALADLPPDFRAAVVLCDIEGLSYEEIATTLGIKLGTVRSRIHRGRLQLREALAHRSPDAVRAGGAE, from the coding sequence ATGACCCAGCCGACCGCACCGGCCCCCGTCGCGCACAGCGCCGCCGAAGGGGAGTGGGTAGCACCGTCGTGGGACCAGATCGTGCGCGAGCACTCCGCTCGCGTGTACCGCCTCGCCTACCGGCTGTCGGGAAACCAGCAGGACGCCGAGGACCTCACCCAGGAGACGTTCATCCGGGTGTTCCGGTCGCTGGCGAGCTACCAGCCCGGCACCTTCGAGGGGTGGATGCACCGCATCACCACCAACCTGTTCCTGGACATGGCGCGGCGCCGCCAGCGGATCCGCTTCGACAACCTGTCCGACGAGGCCGAGCGGTTGCCCGGCACGCACGCCGACCCGGTGTCGACGTTCGACCACAACAACATCGACGCCGACGTGCAGGCCGCGCTGGCCGATCTCCCACCGGACTTTCGGGCGGCCGTCGTACTGTGTGACATCGAAGGTCTGTCGTACGAGGAGATCGCTACGACCTTGGGAATCAAGCTCGGCACGGTGCGCAGCCGCATCCACCGCGGCCGCCTGCAGCTGCGGGAGGCCCTGGCGCATCGCTCGCCGGACGCGGTCCGAGCAGGAGGGGCGGAGTGA
- a CDS encoding magnesium transporter has product MTASRVYLTRLAGLTVLDPDGDVVGKVRDVVLTQRSDGSPARVIGLVVEITRGRQSFVPISQMVTADNSSLRLSTGTVSMRKFELRPHEVLAIAQLLDRQVVVRDSGAHVWLVDVAMEQNRTRDWLVTKVAVRERSHRLSRGHVRQLDWHEVSGVMTRYGKQDTATLLEELEDQRAADVAARIRDLPDERRQEVAEALDDDRLADVLEELPDDDQREILGRLDDERAADVLSEMDPDDAADLLGELPAGERERLLGLMEPDEATPVRQLLSYGDDTAGGVMTSEPVILPPDTTIAEALARVRRQELSPALASQVYVTRPPSTAPTGHFLGVVHIQRLLREAPFEQVGSITDDNLDPLAPDTDLQEITRYFATYNLVAAPVVDEAGRLVGAVTVDDLLDHLLPEDWREHDG; this is encoded by the coding sequence ATGACTGCCTCCCGCGTGTATCTGACCCGGCTCGCGGGCCTCACGGTCCTCGACCCGGACGGGGACGTCGTCGGCAAGGTGCGCGACGTCGTGCTCACGCAGCGCTCGGACGGGTCGCCGGCGCGGGTCATCGGCCTCGTTGTGGAGATCACCCGAGGGCGGCAGTCGTTCGTGCCGATCAGCCAGATGGTCACCGCCGACAACAGCTCGCTGCGGCTGTCGACCGGCACGGTGAGCATGCGCAAGTTCGAGCTGCGCCCGCACGAGGTGCTCGCGATCGCGCAGCTGCTCGATCGGCAGGTCGTGGTGCGCGACAGCGGCGCGCACGTGTGGCTGGTCGACGTGGCGATGGAGCAGAACCGCACCCGCGACTGGCTGGTCACGAAGGTCGCCGTCCGCGAGCGGTCGCACCGGCTCAGCCGCGGCCACGTCCGCCAGCTCGACTGGCACGAGGTGTCCGGCGTGATGACCCGCTACGGCAAGCAGGACACCGCGACCCTGCTCGAGGAGCTCGAGGACCAGCGCGCCGCCGACGTCGCCGCGCGCATCCGCGACCTGCCCGACGAGCGGCGCCAGGAGGTCGCCGAGGCGCTGGACGACGACCGGCTGGCCGACGTCCTGGAGGAGCTGCCGGACGACGACCAGCGCGAGATCCTGGGCCGGCTCGACGACGAGCGGGCCGCCGACGTCCTGTCGGAGATGGACCCCGACGACGCGGCGGACCTGCTCGGCGAGCTGCCGGCCGGTGAACGCGAGCGGCTGCTGGGCCTGATGGAGCCGGACGAGGCCACGCCGGTGCGCCAGCTGCTGTCGTACGGCGACGACACGGCCGGCGGCGTGATGACCTCCGAGCCGGTGATCCTGCCGCCGGACACCACGATCGCCGAGGCGCTGGCGCGGGTGCGTCGCCAGGAGCTCAGCCCGGCGCTGGCCTCCCAGGTGTACGTCACGCGGCCGCCGTCCACCGCGCCGACCGGGCACTTCCTCGGCGTCGTGCACATCCAGCGGCTGCTGCGCGAGGCGCCCTTCGAGCAGGTCGGCTCGATCACCGACGACAACCTCGACCCGCTGGCGCCCGACACCGACCTGCAGGAGATCACGCGGTACTTCGCCACCTACAACCTGGTGGCGGCGCCCGTCGTCGACGAGGCCGGCCGGCTGGTCGGCGCGGTGACCGTCGACGACCTGCTCGACCACCTGCTGCCCGAGGACTGGCGCGAGCATGATGGCTGA
- a CDS encoding Mrp/NBP35 family ATP-binding protein, whose amino-acid sequence MTSVVDRAAVDAALATVNDPEIRRPITDIGMVKDVAITDDGRVDVGIYLTVAGCPMRDTITGDVTKAVAAVPGVTDVSIDFDVMNDEQRAELRKQLRGGQPEAVIPFAQPGSLTRVYAVASGKGGVGKSSVTVNLAVAMAQQGLRVGVVDADIYGHSVPRMLGVTTQPTQVDNMIMPPQANGVTVISVGMFTPGNAPVVWRGPMLHRALQQFLADVYWGDLDVLLLDLPPGTGDVAISIAQLLPSSELIIVTTPQVAAREVAERAGAIAGQTHQQIVGVIENMSAFPCPHCGDPIELFGSGGGQAVADSLTQTTGTRVPLLGQVPLDVRLREGGDDGKPLVLSDPTSGAGQALHDIATRLATRQRGLAGMSLGISPVRR is encoded by the coding sequence ATGACTTCCGTAGTCGACCGCGCCGCCGTCGATGCCGCGCTCGCCACCGTCAACGACCCGGAGATCCGGCGTCCGATCACCGATATCGGCATGGTCAAGGACGTTGCCATCACCGACGACGGCCGCGTCGACGTCGGTATCTACCTGACCGTCGCGGGCTGCCCGATGCGCGACACGATCACCGGCGATGTCACCAAGGCGGTCGCCGCGGTGCCCGGCGTGACCGATGTGTCGATCGACTTCGACGTGATGAACGACGAGCAGCGCGCCGAGCTGCGCAAGCAGCTGCGCGGCGGCCAGCCCGAGGCGGTCATCCCGTTCGCGCAGCCGGGCTCGCTGACCCGGGTGTACGCCGTGGCCTCGGGCAAGGGCGGCGTGGGCAAGTCGAGCGTCACCGTCAACCTCGCCGTCGCGATGGCGCAGCAGGGGCTGCGGGTGGGCGTCGTGGACGCCGACATCTACGGCCACTCGGTGCCGCGCATGCTGGGCGTGACGACGCAGCCCACCCAGGTCGACAACATGATCATGCCGCCGCAGGCCAACGGCGTCACCGTCATCTCGGTGGGCATGTTCACCCCCGGCAACGCGCCCGTCGTGTGGCGCGGGCCGATGCTGCACCGCGCGCTGCAGCAGTTCCTCGCCGACGTCTACTGGGGCGACCTCGACGTCCTGCTGCTCGACCTTCCGCCGGGCACCGGCGACGTCGCGATCTCGATCGCCCAGCTGCTCCCGAGCAGCGAGCTGATCATCGTCACGACCCCGCAGGTCGCCGCCCGCGAGGTCGCCGAGCGGGCCGGCGCGATCGCCGGCCAGACCCATCAGCAGATCGTCGGCGTCATCGAGAACATGTCCGCGTTCCCCTGCCCGCACTGCGGCGACCCGATCGAGCTGTTCGGGTCCGGCGGCGGTCAGGCGGTCGCCGACTCGCTCACCCAGACGACCGGCACCCGGGTGCCGCTGCTGGGCCAGGTGCCGCTCGACGTCCGGCTGCGCGAGGGCGGCGACGACGGCAAGCCGCTGGTGCTCTCCGACCCGACCTCGGGCGCCGGCCAGGCGCTGCACGACATCGCCACCAGGCTGGCCACCCGCCAGCGCGGTCTCGCGGGCATGTCACTGGGCATCTCGCCGGTCCGCCGGTAG
- a CDS encoding serine/threonine-protein kinase → MQRAPEIPGLTDFVQVGQGGNGVVYRATQGRLHRVVAVKLLTARLDDAAAARFAREGRALGAVSGHPNIVPVYSADTTADGVPYLVMLFCEHGSLAERLDRQGPMSVPAVLDLGVRMCGALQTAHDAGLLHRDIKPGNILFDAYDVPQLADFGQARLADANLTKTGDVVATPGYAAPEVLIGERATVRSDVYSLATTLMAALLGHGPFSRDSDENVAAVLLRVLQDPPPDLRPIGVPPQVAAELERAMDKTPGRRPMSAGELGRHLQQAQGALGLAQTPMIIAGGTGASPGYAVAAGLGEDRTRVVGRAPGGGTAALAGAGPGTGARPAPGSKRRTRVWIAVGVVVLLLAVAGVWIATQLTDSRTPTNPKAASELLIGSGDYGPGDWQATEDLNLLGSVFGTLPTSSEDADLASPSSLMTCLGLDPGTEVVSSKASAQYVDSSATDVDTEQDTATKYRYARSLAVVTTSASTAQRYVTAFASPQFDTCLDEVSTLGISVGQEQPLYSSQAKISVPGYQPDLPDGAHFQARQIEVPLQKAADSTGSSSGKTKQEGTRYVTVLAMSAGTSLEYVVMQGSRNDLGEEMMDAVVARFLDLATA, encoded by the coding sequence ATGCAGCGCGCCCCCGAGATCCCCGGACTGACCGACTTCGTGCAGGTCGGGCAGGGCGGGAACGGCGTGGTGTACCGCGCGACGCAGGGCCGGCTGCACCGCGTCGTCGCCGTCAAGCTGCTGACCGCGCGGCTGGACGACGCGGCCGCGGCTCGCTTCGCCCGCGAGGGCCGCGCCCTGGGTGCGGTGTCCGGGCACCCCAACATCGTGCCGGTGTACAGCGCCGACACCACCGCCGACGGTGTGCCGTACCTCGTCATGCTGTTCTGCGAGCACGGCTCGCTCGCCGAGCGGCTGGACCGGCAGGGGCCGATGAGCGTGCCCGCCGTCCTGGACCTCGGCGTGCGGATGTGCGGCGCGCTGCAGACCGCCCACGACGCGGGACTGCTGCACCGCGACATCAAGCCGGGCAACATCCTGTTCGACGCCTACGACGTCCCGCAGCTCGCCGACTTCGGCCAGGCCCGGCTCGCCGACGCGAACCTGACCAAGACCGGGGACGTCGTCGCCACCCCGGGCTACGCGGCGCCCGAGGTGCTCATCGGCGAGCGCGCCACGGTCCGCTCGGACGTGTACTCGCTGGCCACCACCCTGATGGCGGCGCTGCTCGGGCACGGGCCGTTCAGCCGCGACAGCGACGAGAACGTCGCCGCCGTGCTGCTGCGGGTGCTGCAGGACCCGCCCCCGGACCTGCGCCCGATCGGCGTCCCGCCGCAGGTCGCCGCCGAGCTGGAGCGGGCGATGGACAAGACGCCGGGGCGGCGGCCGATGAGCGCCGGTGAGCTGGGCCGTCACCTGCAGCAGGCGCAGGGCGCTCTCGGCCTGGCGCAGACCCCGATGATCATCGCGGGCGGCACCGGCGCGTCTCCCGGGTACGCCGTCGCGGCCGGCCTGGGCGAGGACCGCACGCGGGTCGTCGGCCGCGCGCCCGGCGGCGGCACCGCCGCACTGGCCGGGGCCGGCCCCGGCACGGGTGCTCGGCCCGCACCCGGCAGCAAGCGCCGGACGCGGGTGTGGATCGCGGTGGGCGTGGTGGTCCTGCTGCTCGCGGTGGCCGGCGTGTGGATCGCCACGCAGCTCACCGACTCACGCACGCCGACCAACCCCAAGGCGGCGAGCGAGCTGCTGATCGGCTCCGGCGACTACGGACCCGGCGACTGGCAGGCGACCGAGGACCTGAACCTGCTCGGCAGCGTGTTCGGCACGCTGCCGACGTCGAGCGAGGACGCCGACCTCGCCTCGCCGTCCTCGCTGATGACCTGCCTGGGCCTCGACCCGGGGACGGAGGTCGTCTCCTCGAAGGCGTCCGCGCAGTACGTCGACAGCAGCGCCACGGACGTCGACACCGAGCAGGACACCGCCACGAAGTACCGCTACGCCCGGTCGCTGGCGGTCGTGACCACGTCGGCGAGCACCGCGCAGCGCTACGTGACCGCGTTCGCCAGCCCCCAGTTCGACACCTGCCTCGACGAGGTCAGCACCCTCGGCATCTCGGTGGGGCAGGAGCAGCCGCTGTACAGCTCGCAGGCGAAGATCAGCGTGCCCGGCTACCAGCCCGACCTGCCCGACGGGGCGCACTTCCAGGCCCGCCAGATCGAGGTGCCGCTGCAGAAGGCCGCGGACAGCACCGGCAGCTCGAGCGGCAAGACCAAGCAGGAGGGCACCCGGTACGTCACGGTGCTGGCCATGTCGGCCGGCACGTCGCTGGAGTACGTCGTCATGCAGGGCAGCCGGAACGACCTCGGCGAGGAGATGATGGACGCGGTCGTCGCCCGCTTCCTGGACCTCGCGACCGCCTGA
- a CDS encoding DUF1003 domain-containing protein: MMAERPGRRPDLSDPGGTSGGVRIRVDAESVGRSAESIARFFGTTRYLVIQTVIVIVWIILNVAVVSMRWDPYPFILLNLAFSTQAAYAAPLILLAQNRQEARDKVSLEDDRSRAVAAKADTEFIARELASLRLAMGEVATRDFVRSELQRMLADSTPDETPKKGKGAKKKSTDGSLRSGPT; this comes from the coding sequence ATGATGGCTGAGCGTCCGGGCCGGCGCCCCGACCTGTCCGACCCGGGCGGCACGTCCGGCGGCGTGCGGATCCGGGTGGACGCCGAGAGCGTGGGGCGCAGCGCCGAGAGCATCGCCCGGTTCTTCGGCACCACCCGGTACCTGGTGATCCAGACGGTCATCGTGATCGTGTGGATCATCCTGAACGTCGCGGTCGTCAGCATGCGGTGGGACCCGTACCCGTTCATCCTGCTGAACCTGGCGTTCTCGACGCAGGCGGCGTACGCCGCCCCGCTGATCCTGCTGGCGCAGAACCGGCAGGAGGCCCGCGACAAGGTCTCCCTGGAGGACGACCGGTCCCGGGCGGTGGCCGCGAAGGCCGACACCGAGTTCATCGCCCGCGAGCTCGCCTCGCTGCGGCTGGCGATGGGCGAGGTCGCCACTCGTGACTTCGTGCGCTCGGAGCTGCAGCGGATGCTCGCGGACAGCACGCCCGACGAGACCCCGAAGAAGGGCAAGGGCGCGAAGAAGAAGTCCACCGACGGCAGCCTCCGGAGCGGCCCGACGTAG